The Actinomyces sp. oral taxon 414 genome has a segment encoding these proteins:
- a CDS encoding DDE-type integrase/transposase/recombinase — protein sequence MRAASPSASTSSSRGWTPCPASPPSTGSWPATAPPASNGPSVPARPTTRFARSRTCELWQPDAFEVALTGGDRATVYQIIDDASRLCIALTARTRAANPADAIDVLARAIAAHGRPVAVLTDNGAAPDTHRRGLPSSTELYLASLGVAPISGSPRTPPDPGQDRTLPPPRPQMARGAPRHHPHRPSDRPERAFATSTTITAPTRRSAPYAPRPRPGRG from the coding sequence ATGCGGGCGGCATCACCATCCGCTTCCACCTCCAGCAGCAGGGGATGGACCCCCTGCCCAGCGTCGCCACCATCAACCGGATCCTGGCCCGCAACGGCCCCTCCCGCGTCCAACGGGCCAAGCGTCCCCGCTCGTCCCACAACCCGCTTCGCCCGATCCCGGACCTGCGAACTGTGGCAGCCCGACGCCTTCGAAGTGGCCCTGACCGGCGGGGACAGGGCCACCGTCTACCAGATCATCGACGACGCCTCCCGGTTGTGCATCGCCCTGACCGCCCGGACGCGGGCGGCCAACCCCGCCGACGCCATTGACGTCCTGGCCCGGGCCATCGCCGCTCACGGGCGGCCCGTAGCGGTCTTGACCGACAACGGGGCGGCCCCCGACACCCACCGCCGGGGCCTGCCCTCCAGCACCGAGCTCTACCTGGCGTCTTTGGGAGTGGCGCCCATCTCCGGATCTCCCCGGACACCCCCAGACCCAGGGCAAGACCGAACGCTCCCACCACCCCGCCCGCAAATGGCTCGCGGCGCACCCCGCCACCACCCTCACCGACCTTCAGATCGTCCTGAACGAGCTTTCGCGACGTCTACAACAATCACCGCCCCCACCAGGCGTTCAGCCCCGTATGCACCCCGGCCGCGGCCTGGGCGAGGATGA